The Ramlibacter algicola genome segment CCTTTCCTCCTTCCATCATGAACAAGACAACCGGTCGCAACGTCGTCGTGGTCGGCACCCAATGGGGCGACGAAGGCAAGGGCAAGCTGGTCGACTGGCTGACCGAGATGGCCCAGGGCGTGGTGCGCTTCCAGGGCGGCCACAACGCGGGCCACACGCTCGTCATCAACGGCGTCAAGACCGCGCTGCACCTGATCCCCAGCGGGATCATGCGGCCCGGCGTGAAGTGCTACATCGGCAACGGCGTCGTGCTGTCCGCGCAGAAGCTGTTCGAGGAGATCGAAGGCCTCGAGAAGGCCGGCGTCGAAGTCCGTTCGCGCCTGCGCATCAGCGAAGCCTGCCCGCTGATCCTGCCGTTCCACGCCGCGCTGGACATCGCGCGCGAGACGTTCCGCGAGAAGGGCGGCACCGAGAAGATCGGCACCACCGGCCGCGGCATCGGACCGGCGTACGAGGACAAGATCGCCCGCCGCGCGTTGCGCGTGCAGGACCTGAAGCACCCGCAGCGCTTCGGCGAGAAGCTCAAGGAGCTGCTGGAGCTGCACAACTTCGTGCTCACGCAGTACCTGCATGCGCCGGCGGTGGACTTCCAGCAGGTGCTGGACGAAGCACTGAAGCTGGGCGAGCAGCTGCGGCCGATGATGGCCGACGTCTCGCGCGAGCTGAACGAGGCCCACAAGCACGGCGACAACCTGCTGTTCGAAGGTGCGCAGGGCACGCTGCTGGACGTGGACCACGGCACCTACCCGTACGTGACTTCCAGCAACTGCGTGGCCGGCAACGCCGCCGCCGGTGCGGGCGTGGGCCCGGGCATGCTGCACTACATCCTGGGCATCACGAAGGCGTACTGCACGCGCGTGGGCGGCGGGCCGTTCCCCACCGAGCTCGATTGGGCGACGCCGGGCACCGTGGGCTACCACCTCTCCACCGTGGGCGCGGAGAAGGGCGTCACCACCGGCCGCTCGCGCCGCTGCGGCTGGTTCGACGCCGCGCTGCTCAAGCGCAGCGCGCAGGTCAACGGCCTGTCGGGCCTGTGCATCACCAAGCTGGACGTGCTGGACGGCATCGAGCAGCTGCAGCTGTGCACCGGGTACGAGCTCGATGGCGAGTACACGGACATCCTGCCGCTGGGCGCCGACGAGATCGCGCGCTGCAAGCCGATCTACGAGACGATGGAAGGCTGGACCCAGAGCACCGTCGGCGTCACCGAGTACGACAAGCTGCCGGTCAACGCGCGGCTGTACCTGCAACGCATCGAGCAGGTGACCGGCGTGCCCGTCGATATCATCTCGACCAGCCCTGACCGCGACCACACGATCATGATGCGGCACCCCTACCTGGCCGACTGAGGAGAAGAAGTT includes the following:
- a CDS encoding adenylosuccinate synthase, with the protein product MNKTTGRNVVVVGTQWGDEGKGKLVDWLTEMAQGVVRFQGGHNAGHTLVINGVKTALHLIPSGIMRPGVKCYIGNGVVLSAQKLFEEIEGLEKAGVEVRSRLRISEACPLILPFHAALDIARETFREKGGTEKIGTTGRGIGPAYEDKIARRALRVQDLKHPQRFGEKLKELLELHNFVLTQYLHAPAVDFQQVLDEALKLGEQLRPMMADVSRELNEAHKHGDNLLFEGAQGTLLDVDHGTYPYVTSSNCVAGNAAAGAGVGPGMLHYILGITKAYCTRVGGGPFPTELDWATPGTVGYHLSTVGAEKGVTTGRSRRCGWFDAALLKRSAQVNGLSGLCITKLDVLDGIEQLQLCTGYELDGEYTDILPLGADEIARCKPIYETMEGWTQSTVGVTEYDKLPVNARLYLQRIEQVTGVPVDIISTSPDRDHTIMMRHPYLAD